The following proteins are co-located in the Bombus pascuorum chromosome 3, iyBomPasc1.1, whole genome shotgun sequence genome:
- the LOC132905095 gene encoding tektin-1, with product MSNKRPPEIAPPPSLKFSLHQWHLNNHHRYRCSEAQQELADRLLNESQRVCELSSEKVRNNKEETDHRLKEKIEDIEFRKRELLRIRKEVLLEIDALSIYKERIMDALSSVRKNAFVICEKCLIFREHRLGIDLVHDDIEKELLKECEVIKGVESLLVRTLEQTQEQIRRLKATLYYMDHELEDKENNLRIDKHNLTLKETNLNLSIYHGTSRLDPSTIELNEWEMQTNNNIVSASKEVNSARPLRCYIDKIIKQVIDDLNDQKNATDEAFRRRIEETKEAKIKLELQHAEIMRQAAEMKDNITRIEKSIAEKESFLALAHTRLGNRCQRPGLELTRDLVEINLVKEVYDLREIVSELQATIFESQASLRYLLKTQIQIEEDINVKINTLKIDEVDCMTLRQSMDYHTY from the exons aTGTCGAACAAACGACCGCCTGAAATAGCTCCACCGCCTTCATTGAAATTTAGTTTGCATCAATGGCATCTAAATAATCACCACAG GTATCGATGTTCCGAAGCGCAGCAGGAACTAGCAGATCGATTACTTAACGAATCTCAGCGTGTTTGCGAATTAAGCTCCGAGAAAGTACGAAAcaataaagaagaaacagatCACAgactgaaagaaaaaattgaggACATCGAATTTCGTAAAAGAGAACTGCTGCGTATAAGGAAGGAAGTTCTTCTTGAAATTGATGCTTTGTCAATATACAAGGAGCGTATCATGGATGCTCTATCATCCGTGAGGAAAAACGCTTTTGTCATTTGCGAAAAATGCCTCATTTTTAG aGAGCATAGATTAGGAATTGATTTAGTTCACGACGacatagaaaaagaattattaaaagaatgcGAGGTAATCAAAGGCGTCGAAAGTTTATTAGTTCGGACTCTCGAACAAACGCAGGAACAAATACGTCGTCTTAAAGCGACGCTTTATTACATGGATCACGAGCTCGaggataaagaaaataatttacgcaTTGACAAGCACAACTTGACTTTGAAGGAGaccaatttaaatttaagtatttatCATGGTACATCGCGACTTGATCCATC aACGATAGAGTTGAACGAATGGGAAATGCAGACTAATAACAATATCGTTAGCGCTTCGAAAGAGGTAAATAGCGCTAGACCATTGCGCtgttatatcgataaaattataaagcaAGTGATCGATGATCTAAATGATCAGAAAAATGCTACTGACGAGGCCTTCAGGCGGCGCATcgaggaaacgaaagaagcgaaaataaaattagaattacaaCACGCTGAG ATCATGCGACAAGCAGCGGAAATGAAGGATAATATTACTCGCATTGAAAAATCAATCGCGGAGAAGGAAAGCTTTTTAGCTTTGGCACATACGAGACTCGGTAATCGTTGTCAAAGGCCAGGATTAGAACTTACACGAGATCTAGTGGAAATTAATCTTGTAAAGGAAGTATATGATTTACGTGAGATTGTGTCGGAACTACAAGCAACTATATTCGAG tCTCAGGCATCGTTGCGTTATTTACTCAAAACACAAATTCAAATCGAGGAAGATAtcaatgttaaaataaacacGTTAAAAATCGATGAGGTCGACTGCATGACCCTTCGTCAAAGCATGGATTATCAcacatattaa